The window GCTCGCGCAGTAAGATGACACCGCGCGTCGGTACGCCTTCGGGGACACCGTTGATCTCGTACGACATGCGCACGCCATCGCGCACGATCGTCATGTGCCGCTGCGAATTGTAAGCGCTGTATGTTTTGCCGATCAGCCCTTCTTTGCGGTCGGCTTGTGCGAAATCACGTACGTCGACGCGATCGCCGGCGCGCAGACCCACCTTTGCTGCGGGAGAATTCTTGAGGACTGAGGTGATGACTCCGGCCGAATCGGTGTAGTAGCCAAAAACCGTCAGCGGCGTAAAGACGCGGATCGCGTCCGGCAGCGTTCGCGCGAGCGCGAAGGCCCCGAGCACGAATACGAAAACGATTCGCGCAATTTGCGTGCGTGAGAGAATCGCATGCCGTTCGGGCGCGTGAAACATTTACATCCGGAAGATGCCGAAGGTCGTATCGCCGCGCGGGCCGCGTGAGGCGGCGCGCAAGCCGATGCCGAGCACACGGCGCGTGTCGAGTGGATCGATGATGCCGTCATCCCACAACCGCGCGGTGGAATAATACGGATTGCCTTCCTGTTCGTATTTCGCGAGGATCGGCGCTTTGAATTGCTCTTGCTGCTGTGCGCTGTAGGTGTTGCCGTTTCGTTCGCGATCCGCATCCATACGCACCGTTAGAAGCGTCGAGGCAGCTTGTTCGCCTCCCATCACCGAGATGCGCGCGTTCGGCCACATCCACAGCTGGCGCGGCGAATACGCGCGACCGCTCATACCGTAATTTCCGGCGCCGAAGCTCCCGCCGATTATTACCGTGAATTTCGGAACCTCGGCGCACGACACCGCGGTCACGAGCTTAGCGCCGTCTTTGGCGATGCCGCCGTTTTCGTACGCTTTTCCGATCATAAAACCGCTGATATTCTGCAGGAAAACGAGCGGCGTCCCACGCTGCGCGCACAGTTCGATAAAGTGCGCACCTTTGAGCGCGCTCTCGCTGAACAAAATTCCGTTATTGGCGAGAATGCCGACCGGGTGGCCTTCGATGCGCGCGAAGCCGCAGACGAGCGTGTTTCCGTAACGCGCCTTGAATTCGTGAAAGGCGGAAGCATCGACGAGCCGCGCGATGATTTCGTGGACGTCGTATCCGATGCGCAGGTCGCGCGGAATGATGCCGTAGATCTCACGCGGATCGCGTAGCGGAGGAACCGATTCCGCGACGTCCCAGGCCGGAGAGCGCACGGGTCCGAGATGCGCAACGATATCGCGGACGATGCCGAGCGCATGTTCGTCGTTTTCGGCGAGATGATCCGCGACGCCCGAGATGCGCGTGTGCACGTCGGCGCCGCCCAGCTCTTCGGCCGAGACGATTTCGCCGGTCGCAGCTTTGACGAGCGGCGGTCCGCCCAAGAAGATCGTTCCAGTGCCGCTCACGATCACGGTTTCATCGGACATCGCAGGGACGTACGCACCGCCTGCGGTGCACGATCCCATCACCGCGGCGATCTGCGGAATCTTTTTCGCCGACATGCGGGCTTGGTTGTAAAATATGCGTCCGAAATGTTCGCGATCGGGAAAGACGTCGGCTTGTAACGGTAAGAACGCACCGCCCGAATCGACGAGGTAGATGCATGGCAGATGGTTCTGCTCCGCGATCTCTTGCGCGCGCAGATGCTTCTTGACCGTCATCGGATAGTACGTGCCGCCTTTGACGGTCGCGTCGTTGGATACGATGATGCAGTCGCGTCCGCTCACGGTGCCGACCCCCGTCACCATCCCGGCGCTGGGCGACGCATTTTCGTACATTCCGTACGCCGCAAGCGCGGAGAGTTCGAGGAACGCACTCCCAGGATCGATGAGGCGCGCAATGCGTTCGCGCGCGGTCAGCTTGTTGCGTGAGCGATGACGCTCGGTTGCCTCGGGACCGCCGCCGGCTTGTGCTTCGTCGAGGCGCTCGCGCAGCTCGCGCACGAGCGTCGCCATCGTCGTGGCGTTCTGATCGAAGGAAGGCTCCCTGGGGTCCACGTGGGTTTGCAGCAGAGTCATTCTCATCGCTTCTTCAAGCACGAAGGCGCGGCGACCGCTACGCTCCTAAGGACGATGCTCGCCACCACTTCGGGTAGCTTTCGCCCGGCCGGCGCGCTTGATGCGCCGACGGCCCTCCTCCCTTATCGCGGCTCTTGGAATGCGCGGGGGGCAGCGCACTTGCTGCGGCGCGCCGGCTTCGGCGGTTCCCCCGCCGAGGTGACTGCGTTTGCCGCGATGTCGCTAGACGCGGCGGTCGAGCGTCTGATCCATTTCCCGGATACCTCGCAGCTCGAAGCGACGCCGCAGCTCGCGGAGGACACACCGCGCAAAGAGCTGCGCGCAATGGGGCTGAGCGCCGACCAGATCAAGATGCTTGGCCGGGCGCATTTCGAGAACGCAGTTGCGCTCATGCAATGGTGGCTCGGCCGCATGATCGCGACGCCGGCGCCGCTGCAAGAGAAGATGACGCTGTTCTGGCACGGTCACTTCACGAGCGCCTACCAAGGCAAGGGTATCACTGCGCAAGAGGTCTTGACGCAGAACCAGCTTTACCGCAGCTATGCGCTCGGCAACATTCGCAGATTGGCGCTCGCGGTTTCGCATGATCCCGCGATGCTCAAATACCTCGACAATCGCGCCAACCGCGCGCAGCACCCGAACGAGAACTACGCACGCGAGCTGATGGAGCTTTTCACGCTCGGCATCGGAAACTATACCGAGCAAGACGTTCGCGAGTCGGCGCGCGCCTTTACCGGCTACACGCTCGACGCTGACGATCAATTCGTCTTCAATCCGCGTCAACACGATAACGACTCGAAAACATTTCTCGGCCAGAACGGCAACTTCACCGGCGACGACATCGTCAACATCATTTTCCAACAGCCGGCAACGGCGCAATTCTTTGCCAAGAAACTGCTCGAGTTCTACGTCTATAGCGATCCGGAACCGGAGCTCGTCGATGCGGTCGCATATCAGCTGAAAAAAAACTACTTCGACCTGGCGCCGGTGATGTCGGTGTTGCTGCGCAGCAACGTCTTCCACTCCGATCGCGCATATCGCGCGCTCGTCAAGAGCCCGACCGAATTCGTCGTCGGCAGTTACAAGCTGTTCTCGCTGCCGTCCGCGGCAATCGAGCAACCCGTTTTGGGCGCAATGACTCGCATGGGTCAGCGTCTCTTCTATCCGCCGAACGTCAAAGGTTGGGATGGTGGTGCAGCATGGATCAACAGTGGGACGCTCTTAACGCGGGAGAATCTCGCGAGCACGTTGTGCGCGAACCCGCAAATGATGCAGACGGCGACGTGGCTCACACAGGGCGCCTCGCTGGACCCGAAAGCACTCTCGACGCACATCGTGACGCAGGTACTGCAAGGCGACATCTCGCCCGCATCGCGCGCACAGCTCGACGCTTATCTCAGTGGAGCCGGGACATCGGCCCTGGCGATGCTTAGCGGCGAGAATTTCGACGAACGCATCCGCGGCGCGATCTATCTCGCGATGGCGACGCCTGCGTACCAGCTAGCATGATAATGTTCTTACGAGCCCCCTTGGGGAATGTAAACGTTATCGCAATAGCGCCGGGCTCGGCGGAGCCTGGGGCGGAGCGCCTTTAGAATGAAAATAATGCAGACTCGCGCCGGCTTCTTACTCGGCTCACTCTCCGGTTTGGGAATCGTCGCGAAAAACGCCGACTTCTTCGGCCGTGCGCTCGCGCAGGCGCCCCTTTCGGGCGTAACCGGTCCGAGTGACGATCGCGTCCTCGTGCTGATCAACTTGCAGGGCGGCAATGACGGCCTCAATTGCGTCGTGCCGTATTCGATGCCGCAGTATTACAAATACCGCCCGATGCTCGGCGTCGCACAAGGCGACGTGCTTCGCCTCAACGATCAGGTCGGACTCAATCCGAACATGAAATCGTTCAAGGCGATGTTCGACCGCGGAGAGGTCGCCGTGATTCAAGGCGTCGGGTATCCGAAGCCCGATCACTCGCACTTCCGCTCGCAAGAAATCTGGCAGACCGCGGATCCGGAGGGATATTCGGCTACCGGCTGGATCGGGCGCTATCTGGACGCGGCGAGTCTTCCGAAAGACAATCTCTTCAACGCCGTCGCGGTCTCGCCGGTGCTTCCCGAGCTGTTTGGGTCGCGCACGATCGACGTTCCGGCACTCGATGGGAATCTGCGCGGTTACGGACTCGCGAGCGATCGCAAAGCCGGCGGGGCCGCTGCGTTCCGCTCGATGCTAAGCGACACGACGCAGCCGTTCAGCTCACCATATCTCGGCAAGGTTGCCGAGATCGAAGTCAACGCGCAACGCGGTTCCGAAGAGCTGCCGAAATTGGTCGCCAACTACAAGACCGACGCCCAATATCCGGCGACGAACATCGGACGCAGTCTTGCACTTGCCGCGCAAATGATCGGAAGCCAAATTGGTACGCGCATCATTTACGTCACGCACGGCAGCTTTGATACGCACACGAATCAAAAGGCGACGCAGGATCGGTTGCTCGAGCAATTCTCGGATGCAGTCGCTGCTTTCTACGCGGATCTTGCCTCACACGGCAACGACAAGCGTGTGCTCGCGATGACGTTCTCCGAATTCGGACGCCGCGTCGCCGAGAATGCGAGCCGCGGTACGGATCACGGCGAAGCTGCGCCCGTGTTCATGATCGGCGGCTCGATCAAGGGCGGCGTGTACGCGAATCATCCGTCGCTCGACGATCTTGATAACGGCGACGTCAAGTACACGACTGACTTCCGCAGCGTCTACGCGACGGTCATTGAGAAGTGGCTCGGCCGTTCGTCGCAAGGGATCATCGTGGGGGATTTTCCGAGGCTGCCCATCATAGCCTAGCTCCATGGAGAACGATACGAAGACGCCGCCTGACGGCCTGGATATCGACGAAGGGCTCGATGACTATGACAAAGAGGTAGCCGAGACGTTTCCCGCCTCCGATCCCCCGGCTAGCACCGAGCCGTAGCTACGCACGGCTTTCCGTGCTGCCTCGAGCGGGTGACATTGGGCATATAGTTGGGAAATGCCGAGGAGTCAAACCCGGTGGAAGGAACGCTCTTTGGTAATGGATTTCACGGAAGGCCAAAGTGCCTCGCTGACCCGGGCGGTCACGGCTGCGGACGTCGAGGGGTTTGCCGCAGTTACCGGCGATACGAACCCCGTCCATCTTGATGAAGAGTACGCGGCCGGCACGCGCTTCGGGCGGCGGATCGCACACGGTATGCTCGCCGTCTCCTATATCTCGGCGATTCTGGGAACGAAATTCCCGGGTCCCGGGACAATCTATTTGAGCCAGAGTGTCAATTTTCTGGCGCCCGTCTACCTCGGGGATACGATTACCGCGACCGTGATCGTCTCGAAATTTCGAGCCGAGAAGGGCGTCCTCACCCTGGTCACCCAGTGCACGAACCAGGACGGCGTCAAAGTCGTCGACGGCCAGGCCGTGGTGCTCGTTACCGATGTCCGCTCAGCTGCTCCGGAGCAGGACGCAAGCGCCGAAACCGCCGCCTAAAGCTCTTGACCCGGTATTGCATATAGGTGTAAAATGCCACTATCCCAAACTCAGAGATGAAGAACGATACCGACCCCGCCCGGAGTAAGGAAGCCGGGCTCCCTCCGCGAGGGACTCCCAAGAACTACCTGATGGCGTGGCTGCTGGTGATGCTCAAGGGCTATCAACTACACGGCTACGAGATCATGAAAGCTCTCAAGGAAAACTTCGCGGTCGTCTCCGATCCGGGGACGGTTTACAGGGCGCTCCGGCAACTCGAACGCGACGGCTACATCACGTCATGGTGGGACCCCAAAGAGCAGGGTCCGGCGCGACGTGTCTATACGCTCACGGACGCAGGTGCAGCGGCACTCGATATCTGGCGCTCGTCGCTCGAACAGTACCGGTCGAACTTGGACGCGTTCTTCAGTCTCTACACCGGAAAGTGGAGTAAAAAGAACGATGAGTAACGATAAAACCAAGAGCTATCTGGACCTCATGAGCGGCACGTACGGTCTCCTAATGGAAGCCGCTGCGAATGCGAACCACCGTTTCCTCGAGCACATGAAGTCGTCGTATGAGATCATGTCGCGTCCGTACACCTCGACCGCGTTCGAGGCAGCGTATCGAGAGAATCTCGAGCGCGCCGGACAGCTCGTCGAGCTGAACGTCGCAGCTGCGCAAAAGACCGGATCCGAGTCCGCTGCGCTTGCCGAGAAGCTTGCGAAGCAGGGTTCGGAGTGGCAAGAAACGGCCGTCGAAACGACGCGTGGGCTCTTTCGCACCGGAATCAGCAACATCAACTACGTCAAAGACGCCGCCGATCAAACCTACGAAGGCTTTGCCAAGCGCGTCGAAGAGATCCAGCGCCCAACGGTCTCGTCAAACTAAGCCGAAGCGCAAGAAAAAGTAGACCGGCTATCTCGGAGCGGCCCCGTAAAGGGGCCGCTTTCTTTTTAGCGCAAGAGCCGCCGCGATGAGCGCGCCGGGTCAACGTTTGCGTGATGCCTCGAACGTCACGATCGAACCGCTCGACCGGAAAGACGAATCGGAGGTCGCCGCACTGCTTCGCGCGCTTCCCGAGCGCGATCTGCTTTTCGTCGGATTCGATATCAACGATGATGCTGTAATTCAGCGCTGGACCGATCCGGCGAACAAGAGCAATGCTGTGGGCGCGGTCGCGCGCCGTAACGGTAAGATCATCGGATTCACCGTTCTGCAGCGCGATGCGGCAAAGTGGAAGCGCCATCTCGGCAGCATCCTCGTCGTCGTTTCGAACGAAGCGCGTGGATTGGGTTTGGGCACGCTGCTCGTCGATCGAACGATCCTGCTTGCGGGCGAGCTGGGGCTCGAGCGGATCGTCGCGCGCATGTTGGTGGAAGATCGTGACACCGTGCGCGTCTTTGAAAAACTCGGCTTCCGTCACGAAGGCTTGTTGATCGATCACGCCAAGGCGTCGGACGGAACGCTGTACGACATCGCATATATGGGGCTCTCGCTACGAAAAGCATCCTCTTCTTAGGAACAGGCGGCGCGCGTTTCGTTGTAGCGCGTCAGATTCGCGCCTCGGGTGGGATGTGGTGGCGTTTCGGCAACACGCAAATTCACGTCGATCCCGGTCCCGGTGCACTCGTGCGCGCGCTTTCGCACGTTCCGCCGTGCGAGCCACAGAAGCTCGACGCAATCATCCTCTCGCACAAGCATCTCGATCATTCCGCCGACGTCAACGTGATGATCGAAGCCATGTCGCAAGGCGGATGGCGGCCGCGCGGAATGGTGCTCGCTCCGCAGGATGCAGTCGAAGGCGATCCCGTGATCTTTCCGTACTTGCGGCGCTTCGTGCCGCGTTGGGACCAACTGCGCGAGCACGGCGGACCATATCAAATCGGCGAAGTCGAGATTACGGGCTCGATTCAGCACAAGCATCCGGTCGAGACGTACGGCTTACACTTACGCTATCCCAATAACGGCAGCGAGGTGCGCGTCTCATATCTTCCATGCACCCGGTTTTTCGACGGGTTGATCACCGACTACACGGCGTACAAGCCCGACGCGCTCATCGTCAACGTTCTGCGTTACGAAGACAAACTCGACGTCGACCATATGACGTTCGAGCAAGCAAAGTCGATCATCGCCGCGGTGCGTCCGCGCGTTGCAGTTCTCACGCACTTTGGGACGCGCATGCTCGAAGCCGACCCGCGCAAGCTTGCCCAATCGCTCGAAGACGAGCTTGGACTACGCGTCTATGCCGCGCGCGACGGTTGGACGCTCGATCTCGAAACCGAGCTAGTCTAAACTTTTCCGAACGTCAGGAACGCCGGCACCGTCGTACGGCGTAGGATTCCAAATGCACCCGATAAGACGCTGTCGGAGTCCGGACCACGCGTCAGGCCGGCGATGAATAGGTCGGGTTTCTGCCGGTCGATCAGCGCAACGATCTCAGTCACAGGATCGCCTTCGAGATACTCGGTCGTGACGTTGCCGACGCTTGCGAACAATTCTTTTAAACGGCTGAATTCCTTCGATGCAACTTCGGCCATCGCACGGTGCAGGTCGTCGAAGATCGGATGCTTGTCGAAGGCTTTGTCCCAGATCGGCGATTTGCGCGGAGGCCATCCAACCACCGATGCAACGATCTCGTGCTTGTTACCCGCGGCTTTCAACATGTCGACTGCGCGCTGGAGCCCCGCAAGGCCATCGTCCGAGCCATCGAAGATGACGAGAACGTTCATGCAAGCGTCGCTTTTAGCGAAATCGGTACGGCGCGCAAGGCCTTGCTCAACGGACAGTTCTCCTTGGCTTGCACTGCGAGTTTCTGAAAGTCTGCATCGGACAAGCCATCCGCACTCACGTTCGTCGTGAGTTCGATCGATGGAATTTCGTAACCGTCTCCGGCCTTCTCGAGATGGACGAGCGCGGCCGTGTTGATTGATTTCGGCGCATGTCCGGCGCGCGTCAACTCAGCGCTTAGCGCCATCGTGAAGCATGCGGCGTGCGACGCGCCGAGCAGCTCCTCCGGGTTCGTTCCTGGCTCTCCGCTGAATCGAGTTCCGAACGAATACTCAGCCGCTACCTTGCCGCTCTCGGTAGAAATCTTCCCGCGTCCGTGGGCGATGTCGCCTTCCCAATGAATGTTGGCTTTTCGCACGATCTGCGTATCGGTGGCCATAGCGCGCTCCTTTCCCAGCGAGTCGCACGACCCTGTCATCTTTCAGGAGGTTTCGGCGGACCTTGTGCCCCTATCCGTACCCATGGACAGACTCAGCTTCGCCAAAGATATCCGGCCCATGTTCACCGACATCGACGTCGCGCACATGAAACGCGCCGGCATGGATCTCTCGGATAAAGACACCGTGACGAAAAGCGCCGACGCGATCTACAAAACGGTCAGCGAAGGCACGATGCCGCCTCCGAGTACCGGCGAGCGATGGACGCCCGATATGTGCGCCAAATTCAAAGAATGGCAGAATCAAGGTTGCGCGCCCTAGATTAATCCTTGTCGGGCGAGGTCCAGACTTGTTCGGCGATCAGCCAAGAGCCGTCTTCGTAACGATAAACGGTCATATACGAGCCGCTTGATTTCTTGATCTTACCGGTTGCGCGCAGCGTCAACGTTTCGGTCCAGCGTCCGCTATCGTAAGCAAGATCGCCGTCCGCGTGCGATGCGACGCTGTGAAAGTGCAGATCGCTAACGTACGTCTTCATCGCGCCGGTGTAGAGCATTCGGATCGCCTTGCGGCCTGTGAAACGCGTGCCATCCGCGAGCACGAACGTGCCATCGGGCGCGTAGAGCGCAACACATTCATCGAGGTGCCGTGCATGGATCGTATTCTCCCAGGCGTCCCGCAATGCCGCAAAATCCGGGGGTGGAAATGCGAGCATGGCCGCGAGAAGAAGCGCCGTCATTTACGGCGGTCTTCGATAAACCGGTGGGCCGACTTCGTGTTGTTGGCGCGCGCGTTCAAGTGGTGCGCGCACTTGTCCCCAATGCGCGGGAAGCTGACGGCGCGTCATGAGCGAGCCGTCGTAGAGATAGACACGCCCCTGCCGTGTGACGACGTTGACGAGCGGGCCGCCGCCGCCGACGCGCGCGTTGGCCTCACCGTTGCGATCGTTGAATTGCGAGGGATGATCGAAGTTCTGATAGATCTGGCCGGGTTGCCCTTTGACGGCAATGTTGGCGCCGCCGTTAACGCCGAGCGCGACGTGGCCCGTGACCGTTTCGAAACGCGCGAGTCCGGGTTGAAACGAGCCGTTGTTATAGACGATCGAGCCGCGCTCGCTCGTCGCTTCGATTTGTTTGACGTCGCAACGCTGGAAGATCATGTTGTTCAATGCGGTGCGCGTGCGCAGACGATCGAACTGCGAATCGACGACGAAAATCTGGCCGCGCAGATTTTGGATGAACGCATCGCCGCTGACGTTGTGCAGCACGAGGGGTCCGGCTCGTTGCTGCGCGATCAGCTGTCCGTGATAGTTCTCGATGCGCGTGCCGCTCGTGCCGTTGATCGAGAGCACCGACGTGTCCGCGGGGACGTAAACCGTCGACTGATAGGGCGGAACTTGAATACGCAGCGTATCGTGCGAACCCGGCGGGATTTGCACCGGAAACTCTTCGGGTCCGAGTGTGACGGGCTGACCGCCGGCTGGATCCGCTATTGAGACGGCCGGGATAGGGACCGAGTAGGGGACATTCGGGGAGACTCCCGGTGCCCGGCCGCCCGGACGGCGCTGGACGATCGGGGGCTCGGCGCCCCCGTCGTCGACGCTGACTTGCGGGCGGTCCCAGGTCCGGATCGTGATCGGTGCGCTGTGCTGGATCAGGACGACGGGCTGGTTCGCGGCATCAATCAGCAGCGAGTCCGCGCTCGCTGCGCGGCCCGTCCCGAAAAGAAACAAGGCGAACAAAGCTGCTGCCGCAGCCCCTCGCGCCACGAGTCTCGGACCCACGAAGCGAGCGTACACCCCGCGATTAAGGCCGGTCATTGGGATTCGTTTAGCGTTCGCGGGGGAGGCGGACGGTGAAAATCGAGCCGCCTTCCGGGCGCCTGGCTGCCTGGACGCTCCCGGAGTGGACTCGGGCGATGCTGCGTACGATTGCAAGGCCGAGCCCTGTGCCCTCGACTGCGCGGGTCCGGGACTTGTCGGTCCGGTAGAATCGGTCGAAAACGCGGTCGATCGACTCCTCGTCGATCCCGCTTCCCGAATCGATCACCTGACCGACGACCTCATCACGGTTCGCGCTCAGACGGACGCGCACGCCGCCCTGATCCGTGAATTTGATCGCGTTGTCGATCAGGTTTCCGAAGAGCTGGCGCAAGAGCGATTCCGAGCCGTAGACGATTGCGCCGTTCGTACTCGGCTCGAAGTCGAGCGCGAGATTTTTCCCGTCGGCTTTGGCGTGCGCCGATTCGACGGTGTCGCGCAGGACGGCGTTCAAGTCGAGCGGTTCTTTCGGAATCTGTTCGCCCGAATCGGCCTTGGCCAGAAGCAACATGCCATTAACCATCCCGGCGAGTCCGGCGCTTTCGTCGATGATCGCGGTCAAGCTCTCGGCTCGGATCCGGTCGTCACGGTCCGCCCAGCGCTGCAGCATCTGCGCGTTCGCGTTGATGACGGTGAGCGGCGTCTTGAGCTCGTGCGAAGCATCCGAAATGAACTGACGCTCGCGCGCAAACGCGGCTTGCAAGCGATCGAGCATACGGTCGAAGGCTGCCGCCAAACGTCCAAGCTCGTCTTTGCGTCCGCTCCACCCGATGCGCCGTCCGAGTTGCTCGGATCCGATCTCTTCCATTGCGTCCGTCAATCGTTTGACGGGATCGAGCACCAGCGTCGCAATCGCAATCGAGGCCAGAACCACCAGAAAAAACGCCGCGATCGTTACGATCACGAGAATGTTGCGCGCGTTGGCCAGCACCTCGCGCATCGCGTCGAGGCGTTCGCCGATGTGCGCGATCGCGATGACGTGATTATTCTCGACCAGTGCCTCGTCGTGGACGAGCAGATCGCCGAGAATATACGTTTTGGTGTGGTCCTTGACGCTCAGTGTTCTGTCCGGCGGGAAGATGAACGAGCCGGTGTTGCTGCTCTTGCCGATCGGCTGGCCTTGCGGGTTGTCGATCTGTACGAGCGTCGTTGCCGACGACCAGGATTCTAAATTGCTTTGCGTCGCGACGAAAGCCGCAATAGCCTGATCCGAGCCGCTCGTCACAAGTCCGAAAGGCTCGATCGTGCGGCGAATCTGCGTGGCGACGAGCTGCGTGCGGACCTCAGCTTGATTGAGAAGAATCGTGCGGAACGCGATATTGATCGCGATGGCCGCAAGCGCGAGCGCGAGGACGAATAGCCCGGCGTATGCGAG of the Candidatus Baltobacteraceae bacterium genome contains:
- a CDS encoding DUF1501 domain-containing protein, which translates into the protein MQTRAGFLLGSLSGLGIVAKNADFFGRALAQAPLSGVTGPSDDRVLVLINLQGGNDGLNCVVPYSMPQYYKYRPMLGVAQGDVLRLNDQVGLNPNMKSFKAMFDRGEVAVIQGVGYPKPDHSHFRSQEIWQTADPEGYSATGWIGRYLDAASLPKDNLFNAVAVSPVLPELFGSRTIDVPALDGNLRGYGLASDRKAGGAAAFRSMLSDTTQPFSSPYLGKVAEIEVNAQRGSEELPKLVANYKTDAQYPATNIGRSLALAAQMIGSQIGTRIIYVTHGSFDTHTNQKATQDRLLEQFSDAVAAFYADLASHGNDKRVLAMTFSEFGRRVAENASRGTDHGEAAPVFMIGGSIKGGVYANHPSLDDLDNGDVKYTTDFRSVYATVIEKWLGRSSQGIIVGDFPRLPIIA
- a CDS encoding GNAT family protein, which codes for MSAPGQRLRDASNVTIEPLDRKDESEVAALLRALPERDLLFVGFDINDDAVIQRWTDPANKSNAVGAVARRNGKIIGFTVLQRDAAKWKRHLGSILVVVSNEARGLGLGTLLVDRTILLAGELGLERIVARMLVEDRDTVRVFEKLGFRHEGLLIDHAKASDGTLYDIAYMGLSLRKASSS
- a CDS encoding helix-turn-helix transcriptional regulator, coding for MAWLLVMLKGYQLHGYEIMKALKENFAVVSDPGTVYRALRQLERDGYITSWWDPKEQGPARRVYTLTDAGAAALDIWRSSLEQYRSNLDAFFSLYTGKWSKKNDE
- a CDS encoding MaoC family dehydratase; this encodes MDFTEGQSASLTRAVTAADVEGFAAVTGDTNPVHLDEEYAAGTRFGRRIAHGMLAVSYISAILGTKFPGPGTIYLSQSVNFLAPVYLGDTITATVIVSKFRAEKGVLTLVTQCTNQDGVKVVDGQAVVLVTDVRSAAPEQDASAETAA
- a CDS encoding universal stress protein codes for the protein MNVLVIFDGSDDGLAGLQRAVDMLKAAGNKHEIVASVVGWPPRKSPIWDKAFDKHPIFDDLHRAMAEVASKEFSRLKELFASVGNVTTEYLEGDPVTEIVALIDRQKPDLFIAGLTRGPDSDSVLSGAFGILRRTTVPAFLTFGKV
- a CDS encoding nuclear transport factor 2 family protein, whose protein sequence is MTALLLAAMLAFPPPDFAALRDAWENTIHARHLDECVALYAPDGTFVLADGTRFTGRKAIRMLYTGAMKTYVSDLHFHSVASHADGDLAYDSGRWTETLTLRATGKIKKSSGSYMTVYRYEDGSWLIAEQVWTSPDKD
- a CDS encoding MBL fold metallo-hydrolase; the protein is MWWRFGNTQIHVDPGPGALVRALSHVPPCEPQKLDAIILSHKHLDHSADVNVMIEAMSQGGWRPRGMVLAPQDAVEGDPVIFPYLRRFVPRWDQLREHGGPYQIGEVEITGSIQHKHPVETYGLHLRYPNNGSEVRVSYLPCTRFFDGLITDYTAYKPDALIVNVLRYEDKLDVDHMTFEQAKSIIAAVRPRVAVLTHFGTRMLEADPRKLAQSLEDELGLRVYAARDGWTLDLETELV
- a CDS encoding DUF1800 domain-containing protein, whose product is MLRRAGFGGSPAEVTAFAAMSLDAAVERLIHFPDTSQLEATPQLAEDTPRKELRAMGLSADQIKMLGRAHFENAVALMQWWLGRMIATPAPLQEKMTLFWHGHFTSAYQGKGITAQEVLTQNQLYRSYALGNIRRLALAVSHDPAMLKYLDNRANRAQHPNENYARELMELFTLGIGNYTEQDVRESARAFTGYTLDADDQFVFNPRQHDNDSKTFLGQNGNFTGDDIVNIIFQQPATAQFFAKKLLEFYVYSDPEPELVDAVAYQLKKNYFDLAPVMSVLLRSNVFHSDRAYRALVKSPTEFVVGSYKLFSLPSAAIEQPVLGAMTRMGQRLFYPPNVKGWDGGAAWINSGTLLTRENLASTLCANPQMMQTATWLTQGASLDPKALSTHIVTQVLQGDISPASRAQLDAYLSGAGTSALAMLSGENFDERIRGAIYLAMATPAYQLA
- a CDS encoding HAMP domain-containing sensor histidine kinase encodes the protein MNSLKWRIALAYAGLFVLALALAAIAINIAFRTILLNQAEVRTQLVATQIRRTIEPFGLVTSGSDQAIAAFVATQSNLESWSSATTLVQIDNPQGQPIGKSSNTGSFIFPPDRTLSVKDHTKTYILGDLLVHDEALVENNHVIAIAHIGERLDAMREVLANARNILVIVTIAAFFLVVLASIAIATLVLDPVKRLTDAMEEIGSEQLGRRIGWSGRKDELGRLAAAFDRMLDRLQAAFARERQFISDASHELKTPLTVINANAQMLQRWADRDDRIRAESLTAIIDESAGLAGMVNGMLLLAKADSGEQIPKEPLDLNAVLRDTVESAHAKADGKNLALDFEPSTNGAIVYGSESLLRQLFGNLIDNAIKFTDQGGVRVRLSANRDEVVGQVIDSGSGIDEESIDRVFDRFYRTDKSRTRAVEGTGLGLAIVRSIARVHSGSVQAARRPEGGSIFTVRLPRER
- a CDS encoding carboxyl transferase domain-containing protein, with translation MTLLQTHVDPREPSFDQNATTMATLVRELRERLDEAQAGGGPEATERHRSRNKLTARERIARLIDPGSAFLELSALAAYGMYENASPSAGMVTGVGTVSGRDCIIVSNDATVKGGTYYPMTVKKHLRAQEIAEQNHLPCIYLVDSGGAFLPLQADVFPDREHFGRIFYNQARMSAKKIPQIAAVMGSCTAGGAYVPAMSDETVIVSGTGTIFLGGPPLVKAATGEIVSAEELGGADVHTRISGVADHLAENDEHALGIVRDIVAHLGPVRSPAWDVAESVPPLRDPREIYGIIPRDLRIGYDVHEIIARLVDASAFHEFKARYGNTLVCGFARIEGHPVGILANNGILFSESALKGAHFIELCAQRGTPLVFLQNISGFMIGKAYENGGIAKDGAKLVTAVSCAEVPKFTVIIGGSFGAGNYGMSGRAYSPRQLWMWPNARISVMGGEQAASTLLTVRMDADRERNGNTYSAQQQEQFKAPILAKYEQEGNPYYSTARLWDDGIIDPLDTRRVLGIGLRAASRGPRGDTTFGIFRM
- a CDS encoding OsmC family protein, coding for MATDTQIVRKANIHWEGDIAHGRGKISTESGKVAAEYSFGTRFSGEPGTNPEELLGASHAACFTMALSAELTRAGHAPKSINTAALVHLEKAGDGYEIPSIELTTNVSADGLSDADFQKLAVQAKENCPLSKALRAVPISLKATLA